A single window of Plasmodium reichenowi strain SY57 chromosome 12, whole genome shotgun sequence DNA harbors:
- a CDS encoding DNA gyrase subunit B, with protein sequence MNVRFFKSLSLFIFFVKGVILVVQAGKGNYGNIYKKNNINIFNCMKRKYDKKLSSSVVNTNDKALYESSILKYYYLLDKYKKPNRKKIYGYINNVSPFPLEEERRRKKLEHMNKRNIYPCYNYDAKDIVILEGLEAVRKRPGMYIGNTDVKGLHQILFEIIDNSVDEYNNFECNTIKVVIHKDDSVTIEDNGRGIPCDVHEKTKKSALETVLTVLHSGAKFFDDEMDDEIDNNMNNTGNTNTCEKNNSDNISNNNNNKRTKKNSKESVQKYKYSSGLHGVGLSVANALSSFMKVKVFRNNKIYSIELEKGKVTKELTITDCPINKRGTQIHYKPDSSIFKSSTKHNSDLIKNRIHQLAYLNEKLTFYFYDERSENKNSIYISKGNKSNEIIKNKKKNTSIDNENEDNKNNSSNDDVSSENENMSDNLVNKNIEITDYNNLDFYNYEIIKHECGLNEYITNITKNKTNLFKDNDKIISISCYHKNIYIDLRMKWLSNQYNENIISFVNNVNTTDGGTHVDALKYAVSRCVNYNIKKNEMIKNFVNIPGEYIREGLTAILSVKMNNPEFEGQTKTKLGSHHLKSILESVIFEKLSEIFDFEPNLLSSIYFKALQAKLSDEEAKAARDLIRSKNNQYSSTILPGKLVDCISDDISRNEIFIVEGDSAAGSAKQARNREIQAILPLKGKILNVEKIKNNKRIFENSELKSLITALGLNVNYDNKNLKNNNILSNNKKGKNSKKKSDLKNSRFESTQNNNNMLNKKKDIFVDNTLRYGKVIIMTDADVDGEHIRILLLTFLYRFQKEIIENGNVYVACPPLYKITYNKFFDNSIKDIVTKQFNVTTKQSKFIIHTYSDQELNNLLKLLDKDKISSGQKNMQNKIKNINMSSSGEPLSEYNEQSKNNDIFVNEEGSTDSFIDDNVLFNFSKKYEIQRFKGLGEMMADQLWNTTMDPTVRKLIRVTVNDAIRANDLIFSLMGEDSKLRKNFILENTNSLSE encoded by the coding sequence atgaacgTACGTTTTTTCAAGTCACTTTCtcttttcatattttttgtgAAAGGTGTAATATTAGTTGTACAAGCAGGAAAAGGAAATTATGGAAACatttataagaaaaataatataaatatttttaattgcatgaaaagaaaatatgataaGAAATTGTCTTCGTCTGTAGTGAATACTAATGATAAGGCATTATATGAGTCATCGATTctgaaatattattacctgctcgataaatataaaaaaccGAATAGGAAAAAGatatatggatatataaataatgtttCTCCTTTTCCTTTGGAAGAAGAAAggagaagaaaaaaattagaacatatgaataaacgaaatatatatccatgttataattatgatgCTAAAGATATTGTAATATTAGAAGGATTAGAAGCTGTAAGAAAAAGACCAGGTATGTATATTGGGAACACCGATGTGAAAGGATTACAtcaaatattatttgaaatTATTGATAATTCAGTagatgaatataataattttgaatGTAATACAATTAAAGTCGTTATACATAAAGATGATAGTGTAACTATAGAAGATAACGGAAGAGGTATCCCTTGTGATGTTCATgagaaaacaaaaaaatcTGCCTTAGAAACAGTTCTTACTGTTCTGCATTCAGGAGCGAAATTTTTTGATGACGAAATGGATGATGAaattgataataatatgaacaatacAGGTAATACAAATACCTGCGAAAAAAACAATAgtgataatatatctaataataataataataagagAACAAAAAAGAATTCAAAGGAAAGtgtacaaaaatataaatattcatcAGGATTACATGGAGTTGGGTTATCTGTCGCTAATGCTTTAAGTAGTTTTATGAAAGTAAAAGTTtttagaaataataaaatatatagtatagaattagaaaaaggaaaagtTACAAAAGAATTGACCATAACGGACTGCCCAATTAATAAGAGAGGAACGCAAATTCATTACAAACCTGATAGTAgtatttttaaaagtaGTACAAAACACAATAGtgatttaataaaaaatagaatTCACCAATTAGcttatttaaatgaaaagctaactttttatttttatgacGAAAGATcagaaaataaaaatagtatatatatatcaaaaggaaataaatctaatgaaataataaaaaataaaaaaaaaaatacttcaattgataatgaaaatgaggataataaaaataattcatcAAATGATGATGTATCAAgtgaaaatgaaaatatgtCTGATAATTtagtaaataaaaatatagaaatcACTGATTATAACAATTTagatttttataattatgaaattataaaacaCGAATGTGGActtaatgaatatataacaaatataacaaaaaataaaacaaatttattcaaagataatgataaaattattagTATATCTTgttatcataaaaatatatatatcgATTTAAGAATGAAATGGTTAAGCAATcaatataatgaaaatattattagtTTTGTAAATAATGTCAATACGACAGATGGTGGAACACATGTTGATGCTTTAAAATATGCAGTTAGTAGGTGtgttaattataatataaagaaaaatgaaatgatCAAGaattttgttaatattCCAGGTGAATATATTAGAGAAGGGTTAACAGCTATATTATCTGTGAAAATGAACAACCCTGAATTTGAAGGACAAACCAAAACTAAACTAGGATCGCATCATTTAAAATCCATATTAGAAAGTGTTATCTTTGAAAAATTATCAGAAATTTTTGATTTTGAACCTAATTTATTAAGTAgcatttattttaaagCATTACAAGCCAAATTAAGTGATGAAGAAGCCAAGGCAGCTAGGGATTTAATAAgatcaaaaaataatcaatATTCTTCTACTATATTACCTGGTAAATTAGTAGATTGTATTAGTGATGATATATCTagaaatgaaatatttattgtaGAAGGAGATAGTGCTGCTGGTAGTGCTAAACAAGCACGTAATAGAGAAATACAAGCTATATTACCTTTGAAAGGCAAGATATTAAATgttgaaaaaattaagaacaataaaagaatttttGAAAATTCAGAATTAAAATCATTAATTACAGCTCTCGGATTAAATGTAAATTATGACAATaagaatttaaaaaataataatattttaagtaacaataaaaaaggaaaaaattctaaaaaaaagtctgatttaaaaaattctaGATTTGAATCTACgcaaaataataacaatatgttgaataaaaagaaagataTTTTTGTGGATAATACATTAAGATATGGAAAAGTAATTATTATGACTGATGCAGATGTAGATGGAGAACATATACGTATTTTACTcttaacatttttatatagatttcaaaaagaaattattgAAAATGGAAATGTGTATGTAGCATGTCCACCTTTGTATAAAATTacttataataaattttttgaTAACTCAATAAAAGATATTGTTACAAAACAATTTAATGTCACTACAAAACAATCCAAGTTTATTATACATACCTATTCAGATCAAGAATTAAATAACCTATTGAAATTATTAGATAAAGACAAGATTTCCTCTGgacaaaaaaatatgcagaataaaattaaaaatataaatatgtcGTCAAGTGGTGAACCTTTGAGCGAATATAATGAACAAAGTAAAAATAACGACATTTTTGTGAATGAAGAGGGTTCGACAGATTCATTTATAGATGataatgtattatttaatttttccaaaaaatatgaaatacAAAGATTTAAGGGATTAGGAGAAATGATGGCAGATCAATTGTGGAATACTACCATGGATCCTACAGTAAGAAAACTTATACGTGTTACTGTAAATGATGCAATAAGAGCTAACgatttaattttttcacTTATGGGAGAGGATTCAAAATTGCGTAAGAATTTTATTCTGGAAAATACAAATTCATTATCAGAATGA
- a CDS encoding hydroxyethylthiazole kinase, putative encodes MRKYNFFIKSRLFSTLTKINSVKEYHDDIIKCIEKVRVINPLVHCITNRVTTEKVANSLLAFGSSPAMIDNPKEVEEFAKIASCTYFNLGLHTTQVENINLLEKLRKECMKDKFMLIIDPIAVGATTYRTNVIKDIILKCQPNVIKGNIAEIYYLDKGEFLGKGVDSNNNNTHNETDVINSARNVALKYNCAVVVTSKTDYIVSPCSLYVAKINCDLKILTKITGSGCSVGALCAAATSVYPQNPFIACISATLIYKLAAFKAYQKEKYPGSLSHKIIDDIYYYSHNPHFLNFQIVDIYKAA; translated from the coding sequence atgagaaaatataatttttttataaaaagtCGCTTATTCTCTACCTTAACCAAAATAAATAGCGTTAAGGAATATCatgatgatataataaagtGCATCGAGAAAGTTCGGGTTATTAATCCTCTTGTTCATTGTATAACTAATAGAGTAACCACTGAAAAGGTTGCAAACAGTTTATTAGCCTTTGGCTCTTCTCCGGCTATGATTGATAATCCTAAGGAAGTTGAAGAATTTGCTAAAATAGCTTCATGTACTTATTTCAACTTAGGGTTACATACGACGCAGgtagaaaatattaatttattagaaaaattaagaaaAGAATGTATGAAAGATAAATTTATGTTAATTATAGATCCAATAGCTGTTGGAGCAACAACCTATAGAACTAATGTTATTAAagatataattttaaaatgcCAACCTAATGTAATAAAAGGTAATATTGCtgaaatttattatttagaTAAAGGAGAATTTTTGGGGAAGGGTGTagatagtaataataacaatacTCATAATGAAACAGATGTAATTAATAGTGCCAGAAATGTTgcattaaaatataattgtGCTGTAGTAGTTACATCAAAAACAGATTATATTGTTAGTCCATGTTCTCTTTATGTAGCCAAAATTAATTGTGATTTAAAAATTCTGACAAAAATTACTGGGTCAGGTTGTTCTGTTGGTGCCCTTTGTGCAGCAGCTACTTCAGTATATCCTCAAAACCCATTCATAGCATGTATATCTGCTActcttatatataaattggCAGCATTCAAAGCATatcaaaaagaaaaatatcCAGGTTCCCTAAGTCATAAAATTATTGATGATATTTATTACTATTCACATAATCCTCATTTTCTCAATTTCCAAATCGTAGATATTTACAAAGCAGCATAA
- a CDS encoding ATP-dependent zinc metalloprotease FTSH 1, putative → MSSKYDNQSFLSTGSDKYGEQENSVLLHDEEDEYINENKKKRNERDKKFRYYENFFNRRRSKKWNYFIIFFLGVCLGFAIWPFFMTIITYRLFYKDNFNNTNYRTNNSSTSLKSYGNEKNKKSDNNGKVPMKDQSPNKVSPHFKPIRFEEIAGIDESKLELLEVVDFIKNREKYHEMGARMPKGVLLVGPPGSGKTMLARAVATEANVPYIYTSGPEFIEIYVGQGAKRIRQLFAHARSVAPSIVFIDEIDAIGGKRSSGSVNGAGQREHDQTLNQLLVEMDGFSNTVHIMVIGATNRIDTLDSALLRPGRFDRIVYVPLPDINGRKKILEIYIKKIKSDLKLEDIEKIARLTPGFSGADLENVVNEATILATRNNKSLVTINELYEARDKVSMGPERKSLRQSDHQRRITAYHEAGHAIVAYFLQPKTDPIHKATIISRGNALGYVEQIPVDDRHNYFKSQMEAKLAVCMGGRTAEEIVFGKSETSSGASSDISRATEIAYKMVTEWGMSDKLGPLNYKKRMGDGYSSNRLSAQTVSSIEVEVKSLVEKGKSLSEEILRRHRKELDNLAFALLDKETLSGEEIKNIIDPNNSKNYSGKVEMLKNDTKKNEKKSNSASKNKSTISEDYDKKNKNNVEQNYQSHDHTLVKNEGNLNNMKNDTDDNNTVDGQVNSDSFVKRKEMTDQDINGKELSEMDNKEMKENKKLDGEDLNKIIIDNDKMGDMKKNIKEVIKKMKKKQSKGSYKTYKNVLKSVSEHKELKTQKKVDENKILAHNNEKSSNNSLDKNNTQGSIDEKGYKNENNNNNNNDNNNNMVKNINELFEENFPEYKKYDNENNDFVKTKENYFDNFNEVIDISHIKNVDEMKKFNIFEHNLNKLFLFDIFKSD, encoded by the coding sequence atgagTTCGAAGTATGACAATCAGAGTTTTCTGTCAACAGGATCAGATAAATATGGTGAACAAGAAAATTCTGTTTTATTGCatgatgaagaagatgaatatataaatgagAATAAAAAGAAGAGAAATGAACGTGATAAGAAATTTCGATATTAcgaaaatttttttaatagaAGGAGAAGTAAAAAGTGGAattatttcataatattttttttaggTGTATGTTTAGGTTTTGCAATATGGCCATTTTTTATGACTATAATAACGTATagattattttataaagataattttaataatacaaattatCGAACAAATAATTCTTCCACATCTTTGAAATCTTATGGaaatgagaaaaataaGAAGAGCGATAACAATGGAAAAGTACCCATGAAAGATCAATCTCCAAATAAAGTATCTCCACATTTTAAACCTATACGATTTGAAGAAATAGCAGGAATAGATGAATCTAAATTAGAATTATTAGAAGTAGTtgattttataaaaaatagaGAAAAGTATCATGAAATGGGTGCTAGAATGCCAAAGGGTGTTTTATTAGTTGGACCTCCTGGTTCAGGAAAAACCATGTTAGCTAGAGCTGTAGCAACTGAAGCTAATGttccatatatttatacttCTGGACCAGAatttatagaaatatatgtaGGTCAAGGGGCTAAAAGAATACGGCAGTTATTTGCTCATGCAAGATCAGTTGCTCCATCCATTGTATTTATTGATGAAATTGATGCAATTGGTGGAAAGAGGAGTTCAGGATCTGTTAACGGTGCAGGTCAAAGAGAACATGATCAAACATTAAATCAATTATTAGTTGAAATGGATGGATTTAGTAATACTGTACATATTATGGTTATAGGTGCGACAAACAGAATTGATACCTTAGACAGTGCTTTATTACGACCAGGTAGATTTGATAGGATCGTTTATGTACCATTACCCGATATTAATGGaagaaagaaaattttagaaatatatattaaaaaaattaaaagtGATTTAAAATTAGAAGATATTGAAAAGATAGCAAGATTAACACCTGGGTTTTCTGGTGCAGATTTAGAAAATGTTGTAAATGAGGCTACTATTTTAGCTAcaagaaataataaaagtttAGTTACAATTaatgaattatatgaaGCCAGAGATAAAGTTTCTATGGGCCCAGAAAGAAAATCATTAAGACAATCAGACCATCAAAGAAGGATAACAGCTTATCATGAAGCTGGTCATGCTATCGTTGCATATTTTCTTCAACCGAAAACAGATCCAATACATAAGGCTACAATTATTTCAAGAGGTAATGCTCTTGGATATGTTGAACAAATTCCAGTTGATGATAgacataattattttaagaGTCAAATGGAAGCAAAATTAGCTGTTTGTATGGGAGGTAGAACAGCTGAAGAAATTGTTTTTGGTAAATCAGAAACTAGTAGTGGTGCTTCAAGTGATATATCTAGAGCTACCGAAATTGCTTATAAAATGGTAACGGAATGGGGTATGTCTGATAAATTAGGACcattaaattataaaaaaagaatggGAGATGGTTATTCGTCCAATCGATTATCTGCTCAAACCGTTTCATCCATAGAAGTCGAAGTAAAGTCTTTAGtagaaaaaggaaaaagcTTATCAGAAGAAATATTAAGAAGACATAGAAAAGAATTAGATAATTTAGCTTTTGCATTATTAGATAAAGAAACCTTATCCGGAGAAGaaatcaaaaatattattgatCCAAATAATTCCAAAAATTATTCAGGTAAGGTAGAaatgttaaaaaatgatacgaagaaaaatgaaaaaaagagTAACAGTGCatctaaaaataaaagCACCATTTCTGAGGATTatgacaaaaaaaataaaaataatgtgGAACAAAATTACCAATCACATGATCATACCTTAGTTAAAAATGAAGGAaatttgaataatatgaaaaatgaTACTGATGACAATAATACGGTAGATGGTCAAGTAAATTCAGACTCATTtgtaaaaagaaaagaaatgaCGGATCAGGATATAAATGGAAAAGAATTAAGTGAGATggataataaagaaatgaaagaaaataaaaagttaGATGGAGAGGacttaaataaaattattattgaTAACGATAAAATGGGTGAtatgaaaaagaatataaaagaagttattaaaaaaatgaaaaaaaaacaatcTAAAGGTTCTTACAAgacatataaaaatgtattgAAATCTGTAAGTGAACACAAGGAATTGAAAACTCAGAAGAAAGTggatgaaaataaaatctTGGCTCATAATAATGAGAAGTCATCTAATAATAGCTtggataaaaataatacacaAGGTTCAATAGATGAAAAGggttataaaaatgaaaataataataataataataatgacaataataataatatggtaaaaaatatcaatGAATTGTTTGAGGAGAATTTTCctgaatataaaaaatatgataatgaaaataacGATTTTGTAAAAACCAAAGAAAATTACTTTGACAATTTTAATGAAGTAATAGATATATctcatataaaaaatgttgatgaaatgaaaaagtttaatatatttgaacataacttaaataaattatttttatttgacATATTTAAAAGTGACTAG